The segment GTAGCTCGTTGTATCGAGCGGTGGCAGAGGCGAGGGTGTGCCGCTGCTCCAACTCCTCCGGGATCGTCATGCAGGCATGCTGTCGTCAAGCCAGCCTGACGTCAAGGCCGCATGACACCGGAGTGCGAATTGCCCTCACTTCTGCGCCTAAATCAGGCAGAAAGCCATCAATCCTTGGGGTAGGCGGGGTCGCTGAGACTCAGCCGTTCGGCCATTGTTTGCCGCAGCGGCGGTTCGACCCGCCATTGGACATCCCCAGTCGCACAATTGGTGTGGCAACATCAGTGCCACCGGATCAGAACCCCACGCGCCCTAGGAGCGAATCATGTCTGCACGGAAGGCGAGCCGCATGGCCGGCATGGTTCTGACGCTCGCCGCGCTGCTGGGTTTGGCGGGGCTCGGATTTGCCGACGCCGGCGATCCGACCGCCGCGGTGTACGCGACGCTTGAGTTCCACTGGACCTAGATCGCAGGAGCGACGGCCACCGAGGTTCGCTTGGAGGCGCTGATCAGCGAAGGAGCGCCATGGCCGGTCGTTCGCGATCAGTGCGGCGGTCCGCGCAGTATGCCTGGCTGATCACCAGCCCGTTGGGCTTATTTGCCCTGATTTGTGCCGTCGCGTTCGGTATCGCGTACCCCCAGTGGTACCACGACTGGTTCAGCGGACTGCTGATCCTGGTTCTCTATGTGGTGGCCTCCCTCGCCGTCTTCAACATCGTCATCCGGCGAAGTTCGTTCGACGTGGCGGTGACCGAGGTTCCACTGGTCCTGGGTCTCTTCTACCTGTCACCGTTGATGATGTTGCTCGTCATCACGGTCGGCATCCTCCTGGTGCAGGGGTCGTCGTCTTTCACCCCGGTGAAGATGTGGTTCAACGTCGCCAAGGCGGCGGCCGGCATCGCGGCGGCGCTCCTCGTGATCGAGGCCTTCCCGCCGGTCCGCGGTGCCGGTCCCGGCACCTGGGGGATTCTCTTCACGGCAGCAGCCGTGACACTGCTCGTGCAGTTGGCCGGGGTCGCCGGTGTGGTGGCTCTCACGCAGGGTGCCCGCGCCGGTCAGGATGTCCTGAAAGCCGGGATGCCCGGGCTGGTCATCTCCGGCATCAACCTGGCTGTCGGGCTTCTCTTCCTGATCGCGCTCGAGGCGACGAAGTGGTCCGCGCTTCTGCTGGCGGTCCTGGTCGTCGCCCTGATCCTGGTGCTGCGTTCCTTCGCCGGGTTCTTCCGGCAACATCGCACGCTCGCCGATGTGTACGAGCTGACCCAGGCGATCCGGAAGGAGAGCTCGGACAGCGGTCTGCCGGATGTGCTTCTCGGCCGGGTGCGAGCGTTGATGCGTTCGGAATACGCGACCATCTGGCTCGCGCCGCAAGGCCGGTATCCCGAGGTGCTACTCACTGCTCAGGTGGACAACAAGGGCCTGCTGGACGTGTCGCCCGTGCCGGCTGAGGTTCGCGACCTCGCGATGCGCGAGCAGCGGCCGGTTGCCGTCGGACCGCAGAACAATGAGGCTGAGTACCTGCGGGAATCGCTGCGGGCGGCGCATGTGAAAGACGCCGTCGTCATCCCGCTGCGTTCGGGACAGACGACGATCGGCACACTCGAAACGGTCAACCGGATCGGTGAGGGCCGCGCGTTCCGAGGCAGTGACGTGCAGGTGCTGGAGACGATCGCGGCGCACGTGGCGGTGGCGGTGGAGAACTCCCGCCTTGTCGACCGGCTGCGCCACGACGCTTACCACGACCGTCTGACCGGTATGCCGAACAGGCGCCGGATCGTCGACGCGCTCGCGGAGTCGACGACCGTCCGGGCCGAGGGCGAAGTAGTCGCGGTGATGCTCTTCGACGTCGACGGGCAGCGCAACGTCAACGAGTCGATGGGCCACGCGGCCGGCGACAAGCTGCTCGCCGAGGTGGCCGCCCGGCTGCGCGGGATCGCGGGTTCCGGCGCTCTGGTCGGGCGGATCGGTGGGGACGAGTTCGTCGTCACCCTGCGGGCCGAGAGCATCGAGGCCACCATCGACATCGCCACCCGGATGCGCGAGCGCCTGCGCGGCCCGATGGCTGTCGGCTCCCTCACCCTGGATGTGGACACCGCGGTCGGCGTGTCGGTCTACCCCGACCACGGCACCGACCCGGAGACGCTGCTCCAGCGGGCCGAGCTGGCCGCCAACGCCGCCAAGGTGCTGCCGTACGGTGTGCAGCCCTTCCACCCGGCCCTGGAGTCCCGCGCCGTCCGCCGTCTCGGGATCGCCGCCGACCTGCGGCGCGCTCTGGACAACGGGCAGCTCGAGGTCTACTTCCAGCCCAAGGTGACGCTCGCCGACCGGCACGTCCTCGGCGTCGAGTGCCTGGCCCGCTGGGTGCACCCGGCGCACGGCGAGGTCGCGCCGGAGGACTTCGTGGCGGTCGCCGAGCACACCGGTCAACTGGCACGGCTCACCGAGGTGGTGCTCACCGCCGGCCTGCGCCGGTGCCGCGAGTGGGCGGACGCGGACCGGCCGCTTTCGGTCGCGGTCAACCTGTCCGCTCGTACGCTGCTTGATTCTCGTTTCCCTGATCTGGTCGAGGAGCTGCTGACCGAGCATCGGGTCGGTCCCGGCCAGTTGACCTTCGAGATCTCCGAGCCGGGCATGCTCAGCGACATCGAGCGGGTTCTGCCCACCCTTTACCGGCTGCGTGACCTGGGCGTCCGGCTCAGCGTCGACGATTTCGGGACGGGCGCCTCGTCGCTGGCGTACCTGCGGCAGTGGCCGGTGCACGAGGTGAAGATCGACGACAGCTTCGTGCAGGGGATGGCGACCGACTCGGGTGACCTGGCGATTGTCCGGGCCGTGATCGGTCTCTCCCGCGAGTTCGGTCTCACCGTGGTGGCCGAGGGCGTGGAGAGCGAGCTCACCCTGGATCTGCTCGAGGAGATGGGCTGCGAGATCGGCCAGGGTTACCTGTTCAGCCGCCCCTTGCCGTACGAACGGTTGGAGGCCTGGTTGAGCGCCCAGACCGAGCCGGAATCGACTCCCACGGGTGAGGTCCGAAGGCTCCGCGCAGTGATCTGACCTGCGATTTCAGGGGAAGGGGGGTACTGATTTCACGCCCGCCGACCGGCCGTGTAGTCTTACTCCTGCAGCGAGCGAGTGATCGCAAGCGCAAGCCCCCTTAGCTCAGTCGGCAGAGCGTCTCCATGGTAAGGAGAAGGTCTACGGTTCGATTCCGTAAGGGGGCTCTACCGGGTTCGTTCCCGCCCCGCCGG is part of the Actinoplanes sp. NBC_00393 genome and harbors:
- a CDS encoding putative bifunctional diguanylate cyclase/phosphodiesterase, with the translated sequence MAGRSRSVRRSAQYAWLITSPLGLFALICAVAFGIAYPQWYHDWFSGLLILVLYVVASLAVFNIVIRRSSFDVAVTEVPLVLGLFYLSPLMMLLVITVGILLVQGSSSFTPVKMWFNVAKAAAGIAAALLVIEAFPPVRGAGPGTWGILFTAAAVTLLVQLAGVAGVVALTQGARAGQDVLKAGMPGLVISGINLAVGLLFLIALEATKWSALLLAVLVVALILVLRSFAGFFRQHRTLADVYELTQAIRKESSDSGLPDVLLGRVRALMRSEYATIWLAPQGRYPEVLLTAQVDNKGLLDVSPVPAEVRDLAMREQRPVAVGPQNNEAEYLRESLRAAHVKDAVVIPLRSGQTTIGTLETVNRIGEGRAFRGSDVQVLETIAAHVAVAVENSRLVDRLRHDAYHDRLTGMPNRRRIVDALAESTTVRAEGEVVAVMLFDVDGQRNVNESMGHAAGDKLLAEVAARLRGIAGSGALVGRIGGDEFVVTLRAESIEATIDIATRMRERLRGPMAVGSLTLDVDTAVGVSVYPDHGTDPETLLQRAELAANAAKVLPYGVQPFHPALESRAVRRLGIAADLRRALDNGQLEVYFQPKVTLADRHVLGVECLARWVHPAHGEVAPEDFVAVAEHTGQLARLTEVVLTAGLRRCREWADADRPLSVAVNLSARTLLDSRFPDLVEELLTEHRVGPGQLTFEISEPGMLSDIERVLPTLYRLRDLGVRLSVDDFGTGASSLAYLRQWPVHEVKIDDSFVQGMATDSGDLAIVRAVIGLSREFGLTVVAEGVESELTLDLLEEMGCEIGQGYLFSRPLPYERLEAWLSAQTEPESTPTGEVRRLRAVI